In Mytilus galloprovincialis chromosome 1, xbMytGall1.hap1.1, whole genome shotgun sequence, the following are encoded in one genomic region:
- the LOC143064464 gene encoding uncharacterized protein LOC143064464, translating into MSSDTGYYPGCKYNFPTEIVLVHVEAELIEEQNFQIPIYGNQSYSSLLPVFRCSFGDISEGNYVYDVDWYINGDIVKHHLNVPFSNINSTVLRDTDWTSQFKMNMELKCTIRMRYSIDSAPGSLLYSQPYKAGIFPAKYEYTVNEGESIDITFTSTAPVGCIPSHDAVKTNCEQNFYIFQQMADQTSVSRNSNIVKADIVFEAQFCGLSIKSLNWENETILRVHGLSDSIYNFHDRSTILKISTLAVSESNYIWRDVQVPDIMVTVIDKDYVLIDRQCMSYNDPHITTFDGRLYHYMNVGEFVMYKNDKGPYSVHALFTNCGFGWAGSSCHCGIAVRSRDSLFVLRTCQTISRTEKHLLPEPITKLLRCHDKDLVIEHNRNSYKITLPIGTEINFTISRRSKFISMIAIKPSICDINRARGLCGVPSTTKDQSDDFTHRQNGPINNDQEFADSWRINPTMIAEQLFCVDNVQCNLTDITEFCSETLMPEEETMASFSTACSSSQGKNRSVNYVDKIVQRTFSGDDDVIDIPCFTYDESVFSTEVTIPETFRNGWTENTAWQTCMDEIQNALPPEVANLVDVSVAKFVESCVLDIKLVGDTTFLPDTIGTMLTFVMTEIRRNESLYLLNTTEGSQTLVEYVTSFLCPNNCSENGNCAMGLCECNGKYIGDDCSESITIPPSNISLTSNGLCIPGTNDCRNPNIFGNFLTKTIWYNIKYFQKVTNSIKYISKSDVLQANFSNMFMVSVDLMSSKGKIATTETIVAEGYEISLSYDGTNFGESVSIIIHDENCYSCHSTTIACFEQDLCSPTVIPSAKNDNNESIVVIAASIGGLLLVIMVIIGLIYYKVRSNSTRAKINATADKLEERPNLYLDQSNGNQVWMTRDQTISDLQLVIDENRGDSPFEMFEKPLHFVPPPSHYKRMPENFKWQ; encoded by the exons ATGTCCTCTGATACTGGATATTATCCAGGGTGCAAGT ATAACTTTCCTACAGAAATTGTACTAGTACATGTTGAGGCTGAGCTGATAGAAGAACAAAACTTTCAAATACCAATATATGGAAACCAGTCATATTCAAGCCTTTTACCAGTATTTCGATGTTCATTTGGTGATATATCGGAAGGCAACTACGTTTATGACGTCGACTGGTACATAAATGGAGATATTGTAAAACATCATCTAAATGTAccgttttcaaatataaattctACGGTTCTGAGGGATACAGACTGGACCAGCCAATTCAAGATGAATATGGAG TTGAAATGCACTATTCGTATGAGATATTCAATAGATTCAGCACCTGGATCGCTTCTCTATAGTCAACCATATAAAGCTGGGATCTTT CCAGCGAAATATGAATATACTGTGAATGAGGGAGAATCAATCGACATTACCTTTACGTCAACAGCGCCCGTTGGATGTATACCATCACATGACGCCGTGAAGACAAACTGTGAACagaatttttacatttttcaacaaATGGCTGACCAAACTTCAGTATCACGCAATAGCAACATTGTGAAAGCAGATATAGTTTTTGAAGCTCAATTTTGTGGTTTAAGTATAAAAAGTCTAAATTGGGAAAATGAGACAATACTGCGTGTGCACGGATTAAGTGACTCAATTTATAACTTTCATGATCGATCAACAATTCTCAAGATATCTACATTAGCAGTATCGGAGTCAAATTATATTTGGAGAGATGTACAAGTTCCAGATATAATG GTCACAGTTATAGACAAGGATTATGTACTTATTGACAGACAATGTATGTCTTACAACGACCCCCATATAACTACTTTTGACGGGAGATTGTATCATTATATGAACGTTGGGGAATTTGTAATGTACAAGAATGACAAAGGTCCTTATTCG GTGCATGCTTTATTTACGAACTGTGGTTTTGGATGGGCTGGATCATCGTGTCATTGTGGTATAGCTGTAAGAAGTCGCGATTCTTTGTTTGTCTTACGGACGTGCCAAACAATTTCAAGAACAGAGAAGCATTTACTTCCAGAACCTATTACTAAGCTTCTAAGATGTCATGACAAGGATTTAGTGATAGAACATAATAGAAATAGTTACAAG ATAACTTTGCCTATCGGAACAGAAATCAATTTTACGATATCACGACGGTCAAAGTTTATATCAATGATTGCAATAAAGCCATCTATTTGTGATATCAATAGAGCAAGAGGTTTGTGTGGTGTTCCTAGTACAACAAAAGACCAGTCAGATGATTTTACTCATCGTCAAAATGGACCGATTAACAACGACCAGGAATTTGCAGATTCCTGGAG GATAAATCCGACAATGATTGCTGAACAATTGTTTTGCGTCGATAATGTACAGTGTAATTTAACTGATATTACAGAATTTTGTTCAGAAACACTCATGCCAGAAGAGGAGACGATGGCTTCATTTTCTACTGCATGTTCATCATCTCAAGGAAAAAATCGATCTGTTAACTATGTCGACAAAATTGTACAACGCACCTTTAGTGGTGATGATGACGTAATTGATATTCCGTGTTTTACATACGACGAGAGTGTTTTTAGTACTGAAGTGACG ATTCCTGAGACATTTAGAAATGGCTGGACGGAAAACACTGCATGGCAGACCTGCATGGACGAAATACAGAATGCGCTGCCACCAGAGGTGGCCAACTTGGTAGATGTATCTGTAGCCAAATTTGTTGAATCATGCGTATTGGATATTAAG cttGTCGGTGATACAACTTTTCTTCCTGATACTATTGGTACTATGCTGACTTTCGTTATGACAGAAATAAGGCGAAATGAGTCATTGTATCTTTTAAATACAACAGAAGGATCACAGACTTTAGTGGAATATGTTACAAGCTTCTTGTGTCCTAACAACTGTAGTGAAAATGGAAACTGTGCTATGG GTCTTTGTGAATGTAATGGTAAATATATTGGGGACGACTGCTCTGAATCAATTACAATCCCGCCATCAAATATCAGCCTTACTTCGAATGGACTTTGTATACCTGGAACAAATGACTGCAGGAACCCAAATATCTTCGGAAATTTTCTTACCAAGACAATTTGGTACAACATAAAGTATTTTCAG AAAGTAACGAATTCCATTAAATATATATCGAAAAGCGATGTCTTGCAGGCAAATTTCAGTAATATGTTCATGGTATCTGTAGATTTAATGTCCTCAAAGGGAAAGATAGCAACAACAGAAACAATTGTGGCAGAAGGATATGAAATTAGTCTTTCATATGATGGCACAAATTTTGGAGAATCTGTCAGCATTATCATACATGATGAAAATTGTTATTCGTGTCATTCAACAACTATTGCATGCTTTGAACAG gaTCTTTGCAGCCCAACTGTTATTCCTTCTGCTAAGAACG acaataaTGAATCAATTGTGGTGATAGCTGCTTCTATCGGCGGATTGCTTCTCGTTATAATGGTGATTATTGGATTAATATATTACAAAGTCAGATCGAACAGCACAAG AGCAAAGATTAATGCGACTGCTGATAAACTAGAAGAAAGGCCTAATTTGTATCTTGATCAGAGCAACGGAAACCAGGTTTGGATGACAAGAGATCAAACTATCAGTGACCTTCAACTTGTAATCGATGAAAATAGAGGTGACTCGCCGTTTGAGATGTTCGAAAAACCGTTACATTTTGTACCACCACCAAGTCATTACAAACGTATGCCTGAAAATTTTAAATGGCAGTGA